Proteins from a single region of Macrotis lagotis isolate mMagLag1 chromosome 2, bilby.v1.9.chrom.fasta, whole genome shotgun sequence:
- the LOC141515569 gene encoding uncharacterized protein LOC141515569, with protein MSGALPCWHCVPCSRPVSCPGLPCWLRVPCSRPISCPGLPCWLRVPCSRPISCPGLPGPGGSEHRLLGRFSSGCGGLSKPLLERSWDFCNSRSKVPGVGRLGYRMASYAKGPSLKDCCQERTGEAAVVQGREDGHGAQRTPGSAPPAMDPFSPGTPTKSLLHGGPQLAKFLRDQTRVGPGRTAVYDPHYLHRVYPGPSRGHPGGLGSERHMRIFIFYTWLPGTMGRSPAGLEFGRAQAQAVTFTIPSSLDSPSFPLFA; from the exons ATGTCCGGGGCTCTGCCCTGCTGGCACTGTGTGCCCTGCTCCCGGCCCGTCTCATGCCCGGGGCTCCCATGCTGGCTCCGTGTGCCCTGCTCCCGGCCCATCTCATGCCCGGGGCTTCCATGCTGGCTCCGTGTGCCCTGCTCCCGGCCCATCTCATGCCCGGGGCTCCCCGGCCCAGGGGGTTCCGAGCACAGGCTGCTCGGCCGTTTCTCCAGTGGCTGTGGTGGACTCTCCAAACCCCTTCTGGAACGTTCTTGGGATTTCTGCAATTCCAGGAGCAAGGTCCCAGGAGTTGGGCGGCTTGGGTACAGAATGGCTAGCTATGCCAAGGGCCCGAGTCTGAAGGACTGTTGCCAGGAGAGAACAGGAGAAGCAGCTGTGGTGCAGGGGCGGGAGGACGGGCACGGAGCTCAGCGAACCCCAGGGTCAGCCCCCCCTGCAATG gaTCCATTCTCTCCGGGCACACCGACAAAAAGCCTCCTCCATGGCGGGCCCCAGCTGGCCAAGTTCCTCCGGGACCAGACACGGGTGGGACCTGGAAGAACAGCTGTCTATGATCCACACTATCTACACCGTGTTTATCCTGGCCCTTCTCGTGGTCATCCTGGGGGCCTGGGCTCGGAAAGACACATGAGGATCTTCATCTTTTACACATGGCTACCTGGAACCATGGGAAGGTCTCCAGCAGGCCTTGAGTTCGGCAGGGCCCAGGCTCAGGCTGTCACCTTCACCATCCCTTCCTCCCTGGactccccttccttcccactctttGCCTGA